From a region of the Oncorhynchus keta strain PuntledgeMale-10-30-2019 chromosome 13, Oket_V2, whole genome shotgun sequence genome:
- the LOC127905988 gene encoding SLAM family member 8-like isoform X1: protein MFGCPFSSFSKQGILLILLSNLHYGVGVSSYLSFHKTVGDSVEIPAGLEGHNVTIMQWKYRGKDIAEFNSEVVYSLGSQFEGRLEMNVINFSLTIRKLTLQDSGEFLVTAETDEQIPTKAVTLQVHEPISKMVIQTDIKLLANHSCTVRLVCNVSCYPNITYTWERDNEIYGDAQQIHFSLSPAERDINVKCNASNLVSWKTASTTVKCSNDTTTPGQAWYSIYIGVSVGGAVVLILTVAVAVCYCRKHRNKADLTDNTIYADVMDNTIIRDTRSNSHLNPVSIYETVNDLVIPRLNKPQTVYDKITFGCREAHPSPFQEVL from the exons GTGTGGGTGTTTCTTCATACCTGTCATTCCACAAGACAGTAGGGGACTCCGTGGAGATCCCTGCAGGCTTAGAGGGGCATAATGTCACCATAATGCAGTGGAAGTACAGAGGGAAGGATATTGCAGAATTCAACTCAGAAGTTGTATATTCACTAGGATCCCAGTTCGAGGGGAGACTAGAGATGAATGTCATTAACTTCAGTTTAACAATTAGGAAACTGACTCTGCAAGACTCAGGGGAATTTCTAGTTACTGCTGAAACAGACGAGCAGATTCCCACTAAGGCTGTCACTCTTCAGGTTCATG AGCCTATATCGAAGATGGTGATCCAGACAGACATCAAGCTATTGGCCAACCACTCCTGTACGGTACGGCTGGTGTGCAACGTGTCCTGCTACCCCAACATTACCTACACCTGGGAGAGAGACAATGAGATCTACGGTGACGCCCAGCAGattcacttctctctctcaccagcaGAGAGGGACATCAATGTAAAGTGCAACGCCTCcaatctagtcagttggaaaacTGCCTCTACGACAGTAAAGTGTAGTAATGACACAACCACCCCAG GACAGGCATGGTATTCCATCTACATCGGAGTATCAGTAGGAGGCGCTGTGGTGCTGATCCTCACTGTAGCTGTGGCAGTGTGCTACTGCAGGAAACACCGTAACAAAG CAGATCTAACTGACAACACAATATATGCTGATGTTATGGACAACACAATAATTAGAGAT ACAAGATCAAACAGTCATCTAAACCCAGTATCCATCTATGAAACTGTCAATGATCTGGTTATCCCAAGATTGAACAAG CCGCAGACTGTGTATGACAAGATCACGTTTGGATGCCGGGAAGCCCACCCTTCTCCTTTCCAGGAAGTATTGTGA
- the LOC127905988 gene encoding SLAM family member 8-like isoform X2, translating into MQWKYRGKDIAEFNSEVVYSLGSQFEGRLEMNVINFSLTIRKLTLQDSGEFLVTAETDEQIPTKAVTLQVHEPISKMVIQTDIKLLANHSCTVRLVCNVSCYPNITYTWERDNEIYGDAQQIHFSLSPAERDINVKCNASNLVSWKTASTTVKCSNDTTTPGQAWYSIYIGVSVGGAVVLILTVAVAVCYCRKHRNKADLTDNTIYADVMDNTIIRDTRSNSHLNPVSIYETVNDLVIPRLNKPQTVYDKITFGCREAHPSPFQEVL; encoded by the exons ATGCAGTGGAAGTACAGAGGGAAGGATATTGCAGAATTCAACTCAGAAGTTGTATATTCACTAGGATCCCAGTTCGAGGGGAGACTAGAGATGAATGTCATTAACTTCAGTTTAACAATTAGGAAACTGACTCTGCAAGACTCAGGGGAATTTCTAGTTACTGCTGAAACAGACGAGCAGATTCCCACTAAGGCTGTCACTCTTCAGGTTCATG AGCCTATATCGAAGATGGTGATCCAGACAGACATCAAGCTATTGGCCAACCACTCCTGTACGGTACGGCTGGTGTGCAACGTGTCCTGCTACCCCAACATTACCTACACCTGGGAGAGAGACAATGAGATCTACGGTGACGCCCAGCAGattcacttctctctctcaccagcaGAGAGGGACATCAATGTAAAGTGCAACGCCTCcaatctagtcagttggaaaacTGCCTCTACGACAGTAAAGTGTAGTAATGACACAACCACCCCAG GACAGGCATGGTATTCCATCTACATCGGAGTATCAGTAGGAGGCGCTGTGGTGCTGATCCTCACTGTAGCTGTGGCAGTGTGCTACTGCAGGAAACACCGTAACAAAG CAGATCTAACTGACAACACAATATATGCTGATGTTATGGACAACACAATAATTAGAGAT ACAAGATCAAACAGTCATCTAAACCCAGTATCCATCTATGAAACTGTCAATGATCTGGTTATCCCAAGATTGAACAAG CCGCAGACTGTGTATGACAAGATCACGTTTGGATGCCGGGAAGCCCACCCTTCTCCTTTCCAGGAAGTATTGTGA